The genomic region TCCCAACAGTTTATTTTGGAAGGCATATTAAAAACAAGTTTGTAAAATCTTATGTGGGAAATAAAATTTCACTTAAATTATATGAAAAAACATATGGGCAAATTGATGGCGAATTTCAAGAGAATATCACCGAAGCTACTGCTTACAAAGACTTCAAAAATAAGATATAATCTTAAATGTTCGATGGTTGCTCGAGTGGTTGAAGAGGTTAGTCTCGAAAACTAATAATGATGTTAAGTCATTCAAGGGTTCAAATCCCTTACCATCGGCCATTTTTTTATTTTTTAAAGTTGAAGACAATAAAATTTATATTTTTACCTGCTAAGTTAAATTTGATTTCATAATCAGTTAAATAATTTTTAAAATCATATTCACATTTATTATGCAAATCATTTGTGTGATAAATTATATTTGCATTAACAGCCAAAAGTTCTTCTAATGCAAATTGGTATAAATTATCATTGTCACTTTTAAAAAATATTTTTCCATTCTCAGACAATATTGACTTATATAATTTTAAAAAATCTCTATATACTAGACGTCTTTTGAAATGTCTTTTTTTAGGCCAAGGGTCTGAAAATGTTAATCATATAGTATCAAATTTGTTATCAAAATATTCAAGAATTTTGTTTGCATTACCAATTAAAATGCGCATATTATTTAATTTCAAATTTTCAATTTTCTTTAAAGCAAATAATGCAGGAGTTGCATATTTTTCAAGGCCAATAAATTGCATTTTAGGATTATCCAAAGCCATTTCAGAAAGCATTTTACCTTTTCCCATTCCAATTTCTAATGTGGTATTTTTTTCAATATGAAAAGGAAAATTTTTGATTGAATAATTTGAATCATTAATTAATTGTAAAGCATTTTTATTATGTCTTAATCTCATAGTAAGAATTGTATCAAAATAGTTACTTATGTGATAAACTAAAAATAGAACATATTTAATTTTGCTTAGGATTTAGT from Metamycoplasma salivarium harbors:
- the trmB gene encoding tRNA (guanosine(46)-N7)-methyltransferase TrmB, with amino-acid sequence MRLRHNKNALQLINDSNYSIKNFPFHIEKNTTLEIGMGKGKMLSEMALDNPKMQFIGLEKYATPALFALKKIENLKLNNMRILIGNANKILEYFDNKFDTIWLTFSDPWPKKRHFKRRLVYRDFLKLYKSILSENGKIFFKSDNDNLYQFALEELLAVNANIIYHTNDLHNKCEYDFKNYLTDYEIKFNLAGKNINFIVFNFKK